One Sanguibacter keddieii DSM 10542 genomic window carries:
- a CDS encoding MFS transporter has translation MTDPLDPRPSTPNDPSEHPTPPAATPAPSLLRNHNYRLFLVAQFSGGTGVWMLRLSQDWLVLQLTQSPAAVGVVVALQFLPLLAFGPMGGVIADRHDKRRLVMGAQGTAAVLAAVLASLTIAGLVTVPLIYCFAFLLGCVAVIDQPARQVLVNELVGDSMLRSAISTNNALNQLSGMVGPAIAGALIHQVGQGWAFAANSVLCLVVVTLFGLMRAREMTRVPVVARAKGQLREGARYILDRPRLLWVVVLAGLMGAFGMNGPVVLAAFADFEWQTGSGGFGLYNSVSAVGGLVGAVTAARLRNLRVRTVVIGAGIFAVAEGVGALSPNHAVFLVMLAVIGAATMFFLTSAATYVQLSAAPKVRGRVMAFYMPLLLGGHAAGGLIQGAFTEHLGVRGGLVLTGVCGLAATAVVALALRAHRSRDTEAGRD, from the coding sequence GTGACTGATCCGCTCGACCCCCGTCCGAGCACACCGAACGATCCCTCCGAGCACCCCACCCCGCCTGCTGCGACGCCGGCGCCGAGCCTGCTGCGCAACCACAACTACCGGCTGTTCCTCGTCGCGCAGTTCAGCGGCGGGACCGGCGTGTGGATGCTGCGCCTGTCCCAGGACTGGCTGGTCCTCCAGCTCACCCAGAGCCCGGCGGCCGTCGGGGTCGTCGTCGCCCTGCAGTTCCTCCCCCTGCTGGCCTTCGGGCCGATGGGCGGCGTCATCGCCGACCGGCACGACAAGCGACGCCTCGTCATGGGAGCCCAGGGCACTGCCGCGGTCCTCGCCGCCGTGCTGGCGAGCCTCACCATCGCCGGTCTGGTCACCGTGCCGCTCATCTACTGCTTCGCGTTCCTGCTCGGCTGTGTCGCGGTGATCGACCAGCCGGCCCGGCAGGTCCTCGTCAACGAGCTCGTGGGCGACAGCATGCTCCGCTCCGCGATCAGCACCAACAACGCGCTCAACCAGCTGAGCGGCATGGTGGGGCCCGCGATCGCCGGCGCTCTCATCCACCAGGTGGGCCAGGGATGGGCCTTCGCGGCCAACTCGGTGCTGTGCCTGGTGGTCGTCACGCTCTTCGGCCTCATGCGGGCCCGTGAGATGACGCGGGTGCCCGTGGTGGCACGCGCCAAGGGCCAGCTCAGGGAGGGCGCCCGGTACATCCTCGACCGGCCGCGCCTCCTGTGGGTGGTGGTCCTCGCAGGGCTCATGGGCGCCTTCGGGATGAACGGCCCCGTGGTCCTCGCCGCCTTCGCCGACTTCGAGTGGCAGACAGGCTCCGGCGGCTTCGGCCTCTACAACTCGGTGAGCGCCGTCGGCGGGCTCGTCGGCGCCGTCACCGCTGCGAGGCTGCGGAACCTCCGGGTGCGGACCGTCGTCATCGGGGCTGGCATCTTCGCCGTCGCCGAGGGCGTCGGTGCGCTGTCGCCGAACCACGCCGTGTTCCTCGTGATGCTCGCGGTGATCGGCGCCGCCACGATGTTCTTCCTCACCAGCGCCGCGACCTACGTCCAGCTGAGCGCCGCACCGAAGGTCCGCGGCCGTGTCATGGCGTTCTACATGCCGCTGCTGCTCGGCGGGCACGCGGCCGGCGGGCTGATCCAGGGGGCGTTCACCGAACACCTCGGGGTGCGCGGCGGCCTGGTGCTCACCGGGGTCTGCGGGCTGGCCGCGACGGCGGTCGTCGCGCTCGCGCTGCGGGCACACCGCTCACGCGACACCGAGGCCGGTCGGGACTGA